TTTGGCCCATTGGCCGTGCGCATGAACGCGCGCAACCTGTTGGACGCGCAGTATCAGGCGATGTGGGGTTACCCGATGCCGGGAAGAACCCTGGATGGCGGGTTTGTGGTGACCTTCTGAGGCGGCCATGGCGGCGCGCGACTTGAGTCTTGCTGCGCTGTTCGTTGGGTTGGGAGTGCTGGTCCCGATTCTGTTTCATGCGGTCGGGTTGGGGAGCGTGTTCTTGCCGATGTTCCTGCCCCTTGCCGCGGCCGGATTCTATCTGCCCTTGGGTGTGGCAATGGCGGTGGGCGTGCTGACACCGGTCGTCTCGGCTTTGGGGACCGGCATGCCGCCTCTGTCGCCGCCGGTGGCGCAACTGATGGCCTTGGAGGGCCTGGCCCTGACCGGCGTGGTGGGGTGGTTAGCGCGGAAAAAGGGCGTTCCGGTGTTTGTGGCACT
This is a stretch of genomic DNA from Calditrichota bacterium. It encodes these proteins:
- a CDS encoding ECF transporter S component, which encodes MAARDLSLAALFVGLGVLVPILFHAVGLGSVFLPMFLPLAAAGFYLPLGVAMAVGVLTPVVSALGTGMPPLSPPVAQLMALEGLALTGVVGWLARKKGVPVFVALVAGLAASRAVMVVWVTALVPLLGLPARSMSLAALLQGVPGLVLILVVVPIVVKRLPPSQVRKGITHA